The genomic DNA GCCGCAGCTCTCTTCCGCATCCCGCAAGGCTCTGGCAGCGGACGACTCCCGTTCCATGTGCGCCATGCACCGCGCCATACTGACGGACCTCGAATTCGAACCCTTCATGGCGACCAATGGCGAAGAGGCGTTCGATTTCATCGAGCAGGGTGAAGATTTCGACATCATCATCACCGACATGAACATGCCCGTCATGGACGGCATGGAACTGGTGGGCAAGGTTCGCAACACCCCCCGGTTTCGAGGACACTCCCATCATTATGGTGACGACCGAATCAGAAGCCTCACAACAAAACATGGCGGAAAAAGTGGGTGTGACCGCTTTTATCACCAAACCGTTCAAGCCCGACGATCTCAAGGCCAAGATAACCGAACTGATCGGCTAAAGACTGTCTGCTGAAACTGAATTAAAAAGGCCCGAAGGATGAACCTTCGGGCCTTTTTCGTTAAATGGATACAGGCTGGGAACGATTCACCAGCAACGCCGTTTCCTCTCTTTACCGCACATTGCCTCGCAGGAAACCGACGACCATCTCTGCGACCTCCCGTGAACACAGCATCCACACATGCCCCATGGGGGAACAGACCTGTTCGCGCCACCCGTCTCTGGCGGGTTGCAGCATGGGAAGCGGAAACACGAAATCATCGATGAGCGAATAAATGGCAAGCCTCGGACAATCCGGGTCCGGCATGTCCTCCACGGCCTGCGGAATAGCCCGCCCCGGAATAAGCTCACGCGCCATCCTGTTGCCACCGAAGCGGGCCAGAGTCGACCCGTGATGCGGCGTGCCGAGCGTCACCAGACCGCCGATGCGATGACGATACCGGCCATACCCTGCCACACGGCGGCAGACCATCCCGCCGAGACTGTGCCCGATCAGAATGATCTTTTCATGCGGATATTCGGCCACCAGTTCATCAAGCTTTGCGGAAAGCCCAGTGGCCGCGTTGGTAAAATCCTTGGTAAAGCTGTTGTATTGATATGTGTGCAGATTGAAAAAACCGGCCTTTGCAAGACGGCGTTTCATGATCACCCATGCCGAGGCATTGTGATACAGGCCGTGAACCATGACCACAGGAGGCCCGCTCTCCCTGACACCCTTCTTACGGAAAAGATGTGCAATGAAAAGAGGGATAAGCATCATTTCAGCCCACATGGCCGTCACAAAGGAACGAAAAGTCGGATACAACAGCCCGCCGCACTGTCTGCGAATCCACGGCAGATGCCCCGGACCGAAACGTCGCGACAAAAAAAACGACATACCGGGACAGTATCCAGACGGATAAAACAAGAAGAATATAGAATAAGATTGCAAGCATGCGGCATGGTACCGTGATCGGGCAAAGTGTCAACCCACGCATAAATCGCCACATCCTTGCCTCTCCGTCACGCTCCATGTACTGTCCGGCCACGAAAGGAGATCACCCGTGAGCAATACCACTCTTTGCCTTGATATCGGCAGCGGCACGCAGGATGTGCTGCTCTATTCACCGGATGTGGAAATCGAGAACTGTCCCAAGTTCGTGCTTCCTTCTCCAGCGATTCAGATAGGCAGGCGCATTGAGGCGGCACGATTGCGCGGTGAAAACATCTGGCTCCACGGCCGCAACATGGGAGGCGGTGTCACCCGGTTCATCCGCGCGCATCAGAAAGCCGGACTGACAGTGACGTCAAGCAGGAGCGCGGCCTACACCATGGCTGACGATCTCAGCCGCGTAACGGAATCCGGCATCGAACTGACCGACAACTGTCCGGACGGTTTCACTCCCATCCGGCTCACGGATTTCAACGAAGAATGGTGGCGCA from uncultured Pseudodesulfovibrio sp. includes the following:
- a CDS encoding alpha/beta fold hydrolase, with translation MSFFLSRRFGPGHLPWIRRQCGGLLYPTFRSFVTAMWAEMMLIPLFIAHLFRKKGVRESGPPVVMVHGLYHNASAWVIMKRRLAKAGFFNLHTYQYNSFTKDFTNAATGLSAKLDELVAEYPHEKIILIGHSLGGMVCRRVAGYGRYRHRIGGLVTLGTPHHGSTLARFGGNRMARELIPGRAIPQAVEDMPDPDCPRLAIYSLIDDFVFPLPMLQPARDGWREQVCSPMGHVWMLCSREVAEMVVGFLRGNVR